From the genome of Thermogutta terrifontis, one region includes:
- the miaB gene encoding tRNA (N6-isopentenyl adenosine(37)-C2)-methylthiotransferase MiaB yields MKSMRKRFYIETVGCQMNELDSELVVAALQEAGYEQVFQRQQADIILFNTCSVRQHAEDKIYSALGRLKHLKEQKPGKVIGVLGCMAQKDQELILKRAPHVDLVVGPGQVARLPELLESLAQGKGPIMEVSLDRRGQPRQKVQASFLNPDRQNRPIVRPVKHQAFVRVMFGCDKFCTYCIVPKVRGPEQSRSPQEILEEVRQLADQGCVEITLLGQTVNSYRWQEPGRTIRLADLLQRVHEVPGIRRIRFVTNYPRDMSRELLQAVRDLPKVCPYLHVPAQSGSNAVLKRMKRGYTIEEYYEMLASIREIVPEAAITSDFIVGFCGETEEDFEQTVRLVEAARFKNSFIFKYSPRPGTKAYELFPDDVPDEVKRRRNNELLAIQNRISLEENQRFIGQTVEVLVEGPSKMAERQSEKNSSSIQLTGRTVCDRIVVFEGSADLAGQFVKVTIKEVSPVTLFGELSLARLDTHADRLGAPVSA; encoded by the coding sequence GTGAAGTCGATGCGCAAACGGTTCTACATTGAAACCGTCGGTTGCCAGATGAACGAGCTGGACAGCGAACTGGTCGTGGCTGCGCTTCAGGAGGCGGGCTACGAGCAAGTTTTCCAGCGTCAGCAGGCCGATATTATCCTTTTCAACACCTGCAGCGTACGGCAGCACGCAGAGGACAAAATTTACAGCGCTCTGGGAAGGCTCAAGCATCTCAAGGAGCAAAAACCCGGTAAAGTCATCGGAGTGTTGGGTTGCATGGCCCAGAAGGACCAGGAACTCATCCTCAAGCGCGCGCCGCACGTCGACCTGGTTGTTGGTCCCGGACAGGTCGCCCGCCTGCCGGAACTTCTCGAATCGCTCGCGCAGGGGAAAGGTCCGATCATGGAGGTCAGCCTGGATCGCCGGGGCCAACCCCGCCAGAAGGTGCAGGCCAGTTTCCTCAACCCTGATCGGCAGAACCGGCCGATTGTCCGACCGGTGAAGCACCAGGCGTTCGTTCGCGTGATGTTCGGCTGTGACAAGTTCTGCACCTACTGCATCGTGCCGAAAGTAAGAGGCCCGGAGCAGAGCCGTTCCCCGCAGGAGATTCTGGAGGAAGTCCGCCAGCTTGCCGATCAGGGATGCGTGGAGATAACACTCCTGGGCCAAACGGTGAACAGCTATCGGTGGCAAGAACCAGGCCGCACAATCCGATTGGCAGATTTACTCCAAAGAGTCCACGAGGTACCGGGAATCCGGCGAATCCGGTTCGTCACGAATTATCCGCGGGATATGTCCCGAGAACTGCTGCAAGCCGTTCGTGATCTGCCGAAGGTTTGTCCGTACCTCCACGTTCCCGCGCAAAGCGGCTCGAATGCCGTTCTGAAGCGGATGAAGCGGGGTTACACAATAGAAGAATATTACGAGATGCTGGCCAGCATTCGGGAAATTGTTCCGGAGGCAGCCATCACCAGCGACTTCATTGTGGGATTCTGCGGTGAAACAGAGGAGGACTTTGAGCAGACGGTGCGACTCGTGGAAGCCGCTCGATTCAAAAACAGTTTCATTTTCAAGTACAGTCCGCGACCCGGCACCAAAGCCTACGAACTATTCCCCGATGACGTCCCCGATGAGGTGAAACGACGGCGCAACAACGAGTTGCTGGCGATCCAAAACCGTATCAGTCTGGAGGAGAACCAGCGGTTCATCGGTCAAACGGTGGAAGTCCTCGTGGAAGGACCGAGCAAGATGGCGGAGCGGCAGTCCGAAAAAAACTCCTCTTCCATTCAGTTGACCGGTCGCACGGTTTGTGACCGCATCGTCGTCTTTGAAGGCTCAGCCGACTTGGCGGGACAGTTTGTAAAAGTCACAATCAAAGAAGTTAGCCCGGTCACCTTGTTCGGGGAACTGAGTTTGGCCAGACTAGACACGCATGCAGATCGGCTGGGCGCACCCGTATCGGCGTAG
- the glnE gene encoding bifunctional [glutamate--ammonia ligase]-adenylyl-L-tyrosine phosphorylase/[glutamate--ammonia-ligase] adenylyltransferase, with the protein MEIATVRSFLEQPELARSWLGRLKVRDVDRGLRNFLGIARQGIPPDLLAHLAHQLGERLPTLADPDMALNNLERFFSAARNPLSLAALFERDPEALPPLLQIFSTSQFLSDILVTDPEAYDLLRLTEGEPVARQVLVDELTAEVRALPHEMEILAALRRFKRREMLRIAYGDIVVGQSVSTVTRQLSYLADAILQAAYESAQRRLAPTLGLPRLPSGAEARFVILAMGKLGGVELNYSSDIDLIFLYEGEGQTDGPRSVTNAEYFSRLVQEIIRLLTQRTELGAVYRVDRRLSPEGEHGPAAMSVPAALHYYDVRGRTWERQAFIKARPAAGSLDLGYSFLQELEPWIYRRYLSRADIAGIKTLRRKIEQRVHQQGVDQRDVKNGWGGIRDIEFVIQFLQLLHGADLPSVRTGNTLEAIAGLEQAGCLTHAESSHLQESYSFLRKLEHRLQIMFDLQTHSIPNDPTEVQKLAIRMGYGDGASGSARDQFERDYRRFTTRNRQILNHLLHDAFTDDSETAAEVELILDPEPTPEFIHNVLSRHRFRDIPQAYRNLMNLAEERIPFLSTRRCRHFLASIAPMLLSAIAATPDPDATLVTLNQVSDSLGGKGVLWELFSFNPPSLKLYVQLCAYTPFLASLLISNPGMIDSLMDSLVLDKLPDRRFMEMTLRELSLAAEDLDPILHAFKNDHLLQIGVRDLLGKDDVEAITQAISDLAETCLTEIVVREYEQLVLRYGQPTVGEGLRQGQRAEMVILAMGKFGGREMNYQSDLDLVFLYEEDGNTVPVVESGYVRPRDTTTNQHFFSELTQRIIRRISYLGPYGRLYQVDARLRPTGRSGTLVFSLREFANYFYQGMGQLWERQALCKARPAVVSERMRPVVESLIQDVIYSEPWRPEFALQIADMRRRLEETAKPLDIKRGRGGIVDVEFLVQMLQLRHGREYPEIRKTSTFAAMRALHEKGLLREQTFNELYESYRFLRALENRLQLVAPTAKSRIPEDPTELARLAHLMSAEDPGSLVQTVEQYLARNRYHWETTVNRLAEGKE; encoded by the coding sequence ATGGAGATAGCAACCGTTCGGTCTTTCCTGGAACAGCCAGAACTCGCTCGGAGCTGGCTTGGGCGATTGAAAGTCCGCGATGTCGATCGTGGTCTGAGGAATTTTCTGGGAATCGCTCGGCAGGGAATCCCTCCCGACTTACTTGCTCACCTCGCCCATCAGCTTGGGGAGAGATTACCCACCCTGGCTGATCCGGACATGGCGCTCAATAATTTGGAGCGATTTTTTTCGGCCGCCAGAAACCCGCTCTCTTTGGCCGCCCTGTTCGAGCGAGATCCAGAGGCGCTCCCACCACTCCTCCAGATTTTCAGCACCAGTCAGTTTCTCAGTGATATCTTGGTGACCGATCCAGAAGCCTATGACCTGTTGCGACTTACGGAGGGAGAACCGGTTGCCCGACAGGTTCTGGTGGATGAACTGACCGCCGAGGTCCGCGCGCTTCCCCACGAGATGGAGATCCTTGCGGCGTTGCGACGGTTCAAAAGGCGAGAGATGCTCCGCATCGCCTATGGCGATATCGTCGTCGGGCAGAGTGTCTCGACGGTGACTCGCCAGCTTTCTTATCTTGCCGACGCAATCCTGCAGGCTGCATATGAAAGCGCCCAGCGTCGGCTCGCTCCTACCCTTGGGCTTCCGCGGCTTCCGAGCGGTGCAGAAGCCCGATTTGTAATTCTGGCGATGGGAAAACTGGGTGGCGTTGAGCTGAATTACTCCAGTGATATCGACCTGATCTTTCTTTATGAAGGTGAAGGGCAAACCGATGGGCCGCGATCGGTCACCAATGCCGAATACTTTTCCCGCCTGGTCCAGGAGATCATTCGATTACTGACTCAGCGAACGGAACTCGGGGCGGTGTACCGGGTTGATCGGCGGCTGAGCCCGGAAGGTGAGCACGGCCCGGCTGCGATGAGCGTTCCGGCCGCACTCCATTATTACGATGTCCGGGGCAGAACCTGGGAGCGTCAGGCGTTCATCAAGGCCAGGCCTGCCGCCGGATCACTTGATCTGGGCTATAGCTTTTTGCAAGAGCTGGAGCCGTGGATCTACCGGCGCTACCTCAGCCGCGCTGACATCGCGGGCATCAAAACGCTGCGCAGGAAAATCGAGCAGCGGGTGCATCAGCAGGGCGTGGACCAGCGGGACGTCAAGAACGGCTGGGGCGGAATCCGCGATATTGAGTTTGTTATTCAGTTTCTCCAATTACTCCACGGTGCCGACTTACCCAGCGTTCGTACGGGAAACACCTTGGAGGCCATCGCGGGTCTGGAACAGGCGGGATGTCTCACGCATGCAGAAAGCAGCCATCTCCAGGAAAGCTACAGTTTTCTCCGTAAGCTGGAGCACCGCCTGCAGATCATGTTCGACCTGCAAACGCACAGCATCCCCAACGACCCCACGGAAGTTCAGAAGTTGGCTATTCGGATGGGGTATGGCGACGGGGCGAGTGGTTCAGCACGGGACCAATTCGAAAGAGATTATCGACGTTTTACGACGCGCAATCGGCAAATCTTGAACCATTTGCTCCACGATGCATTCACCGATGATTCTGAAACCGCGGCCGAAGTTGAGTTGATCCTGGATCCCGAACCAACCCCGGAGTTTATTCACAACGTCCTCTCGCGACACCGGTTCCGGGATATTCCCCAGGCATACCGGAATCTCATGAATCTTGCCGAAGAGCGGATTCCGTTCCTATCGACCCGTCGCTGCCGCCATTTTCTTGCCTCAATCGCGCCGATGCTGCTGTCTGCCATTGCAGCGACACCGGACCCGGATGCGACCCTCGTCACGCTGAATCAGGTGAGTGACTCTCTGGGTGGAAAAGGCGTCCTCTGGGAACTCTTCAGCTTCAATCCGCCCTCCCTCAAGCTGTACGTCCAGCTATGCGCGTACACGCCGTTTTTGGCAAGCCTCCTGATCAGCAATCCCGGCATGATCGACAGCCTTATGGACAGCCTGGTCCTCGATAAGCTGCCGGACCGGCGGTTCATGGAAATGACGTTGCGCGAACTTTCCCTGGCGGCCGAGGATCTGGATCCGATCCTGCATGCTTTCAAGAACGACCATCTTCTGCAAATCGGTGTCCGCGACCTGCTGGGCAAGGATGATGTGGAGGCGATCACCCAGGCCATCAGCGATCTCGCTGAAACGTGCCTCACCGAAATTGTCGTGCGGGAGTACGAACAACTGGTGCTTCGCTACGGCCAGCCCACTGTGGGCGAGGGCCTCCGCCAAGGACAGCGAGCGGAGATGGTGATCCTCGCCATGGGGAAGTTCGGCGGCCGCGAAATGAATTACCAGAGTGATCTGGACCTCGTTTTCCTCTATGAGGAAGACGGCAATACCGTGCCGGTTGTGGAGTCCGGTTACGTTCGTCCTCGCGATACAACCACCAATCAGCATTTCTTCAGCGAGTTGACACAACGGATCATTCGAAGAATCTCTTACCTGGGGCCGTATGGCCGGCTGTATCAGGTGGATGCCCGCCTTCGCCCCACCGGAAGGAGCGGCACGCTGGTCTTTTCCCTGCGCGAATTTGCCAATTATTTTTATCAGGGAATGGGGCAGCTCTGGGAACGTCAGGCGTTGTGCAAAGCCCGACCGGCCGTCGTTTCCGAGAGAATGAGACCTGTCGTGGAATCACTCATTCAGGACGTGATTTACAGCGAACCGTGGCGTCCGGAGTTCGCCTTGCAGATCGCCGACATGCGCCGACGACTGGAAGAAACCGCCAAGCCACTGGACATCAAACGGGGACGGGGCGGGATCGTCGACGTGGAGTTCCTCGTCCAAATGCTCCAGCTTCGGCACGGTCGGGAATACCCTGAAATTCGCAAGACGTCGACATTTGCGGCCATGCGGGCCCTGCATGAAAAAGGCCTGCTGCGCGAGCAAACCTTCAACGAACTTTACGAAAGTTATCGGTTTCTCCGGGCCCTGGAAAACCGACTCCAGCTTGTTGCACCGACGGCGAAAAGTCGAATTCCGGAAGATCCCACCGAACTTGCCCGGCTGGCCCATCTCATGAGTGCCGAGGATCCAGGAAGTCTCGTACAAACAGTAGAACAGTACCTCGCCCGAAACCGCTACCACTGGGAAACGACGGTAAACAGGCTTGCCGAAGGAAAAGAATAA
- the ybeY gene encoding rRNA maturation RNase YbeY, which translates to MVRIEIANQIKHLKLDRPLIRRAIQRILRQANIKTGVVSVAIVDDATIASLHGRYLNDPAPTDVLSFVLETGPEHLEGEVVVSYDTAVTRAKELRVPVTSELLLYVVHGTLHLVGYDDVTPALRHKMRIAEKEVFEALKIPYPGPEKNRMSKRGRTRRVKKSRGTGSGSGNG; encoded by the coding sequence TTGGTCCGCATAGAAATCGCGAATCAAATAAAACACCTGAAATTGGACCGGCCGCTCATTCGACGTGCCATCCAGCGGATTTTGCGCCAGGCCAACATCAAGACCGGCGTGGTCAGCGTGGCGATCGTGGATGATGCCACCATCGCTAGCCTCCATGGACGTTATCTCAATGACCCTGCTCCGACGGACGTCCTCAGTTTCGTCCTCGAGACAGGCCCCGAACATCTCGAAGGGGAAGTGGTCGTGAGTTACGACACGGCAGTAACCAGAGCAAAGGAACTCCGTGTCCCTGTGACATCCGAGTTGTTACTCTACGTTGTGCACGGTACACTACATTTGGTCGGGTACGATGACGTCACTCCAGCGCTGCGTCACAAAATGCGGATCGCGGAAAAAGAGGTGTTCGAAGCATTGAAAATCCCCTATCCTGGCCCCGAGAAGAACCGCATGAGCAAGCGTGGCAGAACCCGCAGAGTGAAAAAGAGTCGCGGGACTGGCAGCGGATCGGGGAACGGATGA
- a CDS encoding hemolysin family protein, with the protein MPELWWFVSAVGLVLACMASTGTRALSDYSRHDLEELCRKRKQPERLRAVLQNYRQASIAAELLEIVLLILVIALNAIRWTKLWNDAQSAGLLPQIKIVVPSVVGASIAILFATVFVPRAISLLWATPVVFYGWPLWKLLTQLMAPFLLLSQITEVAISRGAGRSIPKESEEQFEEEIRTLVTEGEREGLIEEEAREMIEGVIKLADVTVSEIMTPRTEMVCLPSDVSWEEMLQTIIREGHTRIPVFEETRDNIIGILYVKDLLPYLAQPAAEQRPAWTTLLREPVFVPETKSVHALMQEFQKTHNHLAVVLDEYGGVSGIITLEDILEEIVGEIEDELDHETVQEIVIREDGRAEVRGSARVEEINRRLNLNLPEDEEYDTIAGLMMTHLGRVPRVGESLVVANVRLTVLEGDRRRIRRIFLEPSADSEPGLDQHRDGAGVEVSS; encoded by the coding sequence ATGCCAGAATTGTGGTGGTTTGTATCGGCGGTTGGGCTTGTCCTGGCCTGCATGGCGTCCACTGGTACCCGCGCACTCTCCGACTATTCGCGACACGATCTCGAAGAGTTATGCCGCAAGCGAAAACAACCTGAGCGACTGCGGGCGGTTCTCCAAAACTACCGTCAAGCATCCATTGCAGCGGAATTGCTGGAAATTGTGCTCCTAATCCTTGTTATCGCTCTCAACGCCATACGCTGGACCAAACTGTGGAATGACGCCCAGTCTGCGGGACTCCTGCCTCAAATCAAAATTGTGGTCCCCTCTGTGGTGGGCGCATCGATCGCCATCCTTTTTGCAACCGTGTTTGTCCCCAGGGCCATATCCCTGCTCTGGGCGACTCCCGTCGTTTTCTACGGCTGGCCCCTCTGGAAACTCCTGACTCAACTGATGGCTCCCTTCCTGCTGCTCAGCCAGATAACTGAAGTGGCGATCAGCCGCGGTGCGGGGCGGTCGATCCCTAAGGAATCCGAAGAACAGTTTGAAGAAGAAATCCGCACCCTGGTCACCGAGGGCGAGAGGGAGGGTCTTATAGAGGAAGAAGCTCGGGAAATGATCGAGGGAGTCATCAAACTGGCAGACGTCACCGTTTCCGAAATCATGACACCCCGGACAGAAATGGTGTGTCTGCCCAGCGATGTGTCGTGGGAAGAGATGCTTCAAACGATCATCCGCGAAGGACACACGCGCATTCCCGTTTTTGAAGAAACCCGAGATAACATCATCGGCATCCTCTACGTTAAAGACCTTTTGCCGTATCTTGCACAGCCCGCGGCCGAACAGCGGCCGGCCTGGACCACACTGCTGCGCGAGCCGGTCTTCGTCCCGGAAACCAAGTCCGTCCATGCCCTCATGCAGGAATTCCAAAAAACCCACAATCATCTGGCCGTGGTTCTTGATGAATATGGAGGTGTCTCAGGCATCATCACTCTCGAGGATATTCTGGAAGAAATCGTGGGAGAGATTGAGGACGAACTCGATCACGAGACCGTCCAGGAAATTGTCATTCGTGAGGATGGCCGAGCAGAGGTGCGCGGTTCCGCGCGGGTGGAAGAGATTAATCGTCGGCTGAATCTCAATTTGCCCGAAGATGAGGAATACGACACGATTGCCGGATTGATGATGACCCATCTGGGCCGTGTGCCGCGGGTGGGCGAATCTTTGGTTGTTGCGAATGTCCGCCTCACGGTTTTGGAAGGAGATCGCCGTCGCATCAGAAGAATCTTTCTCGAACCATCCGCGGATTCAGAACCAGGCCTGGATCAGCACCGCGATGGGGCGGGAGTTGAAGTCTCCTCGTAA
- a CDS encoding TlpA family protein disulfide reductase — MLGDLLLAAVCFALVFAIFFWRPMGQPDPTRHPAVGKPGDFLHVYSLEELLKPSGIVESTAPQVIAPVTLDKLQGHVTVVVFWGPWIPTSEEAVSRLAGMLPVTTRKDFRFVAVACPPPPDRTLPEDFLVWTHTTWQGLHVPTLCYVDLERTSQYRFLLLAQPEVSEAATLPPLPIPTIVLLDRNGLIRAVWTGWLPGYDRQVSQMVDRLLGPSVSETSQSPADSGTSVPSPESR; from the coding sequence TTGCTTGGTGATCTGCTGCTCGCCGCTGTGTGCTTCGCTCTCGTGTTTGCCATATTCTTTTGGCGTCCGATGGGCCAGCCGGATCCCACCAGGCATCCAGCAGTTGGAAAGCCAGGAGACTTTCTCCATGTCTACTCGTTGGAAGAACTCCTCAAGCCAAGCGGTATCGTTGAATCGACGGCACCCCAGGTGATCGCCCCAGTGACTTTAGACAAGCTCCAAGGACATGTGACCGTGGTTGTGTTTTGGGGCCCCTGGATTCCCACCAGTGAAGAAGCAGTTTCCCGTCTCGCTGGCATGCTCCCGGTGACAACGCGAAAAGATTTTCGTTTTGTGGCGGTTGCTTGCCCACCACCCCCTGATCGCACTCTCCCGGAAGACTTCTTGGTTTGGACACACACGACCTGGCAGGGCCTGCATGTCCCCACGCTATGTTATGTTGATCTGGAACGAACGAGCCAGTACCGGTTCCTGCTCCTTGCCCAGCCCGAGGTGTCTGAAGCGGCTACTCTTCCTCCGCTCCCCATCCCCACGATTGTTCTCCTCGATCGCAACGGACTGATTCGCGCGGTATGGACGGGATGGCTTCCGGGATACGATCGCCAGGTGAGTCAAATGGTGGACCGACTTTTGGGACCATCGGTCAGTGAGACATCGCAATCGCCCGCCGACTCCGGGACATCCGTGCCATCTCCAGAATCACGATGA
- a CDS encoding homocysteine S-methyltransferase family protein, translated as MLHVVIQELLQKAPVILDGAWGTQLQARGLPVGACPDEWNLSHPADVEAVARAYVEAGSQIILTNTFGANPITLERHGLADKTVTINRAGVEISKRAAAGKARVFASIGPTGVMLMMGTKTPEEVRSAFLVQAQALAEAGADGLVIETMSDPAEALLALEAAKTTGLPVVACMTFDSGKNRDRTMMGTTPEQAAEQLSAAGAEVIGANCGAGPENYVTICRRLKTATDRPIWIKPNAGLPEIVDGRTVYRITPQEFAEYVPKLVEAGASFIGGCCGTTPEFIKAVCHLLANAG; from the coding sequence ATGTTGCACGTCGTGATTCAGGAACTGCTGCAAAAAGCCCCCGTGATTTTGGATGGAGCATGGGGAACTCAATTGCAAGCCCGCGGGTTACCGGTGGGTGCGTGCCCCGACGAATGGAATCTCTCCCATCCAGCCGACGTGGAGGCAGTTGCCCGCGCCTATGTGGAAGCAGGAAGCCAGATCATCCTCACGAATACCTTTGGCGCCAATCCCATCACACTGGAGCGCCACGGCCTGGCCGACAAAACGGTCACGATCAATCGGGCAGGTGTTGAAATCTCAAAACGGGCAGCAGCGGGCAAAGCACGCGTGTTTGCCTCCATCGGACCGACGGGTGTGATGCTCATGATGGGCACCAAGACGCCCGAAGAAGTGCGGTCAGCGTTCCTCGTTCAAGCCCAGGCACTGGCCGAGGCCGGAGCGGATGGTTTGGTCATTGAAACCATGTCCGATCCTGCCGAGGCTCTCCTGGCCCTAGAAGCGGCCAAAACCACCGGTTTACCCGTCGTGGCCTGCATGACTTTCGACTCGGGAAAAAATCGGGACCGAACCATGATGGGAACCACGCCCGAACAGGCCGCCGAACAACTCTCGGCCGCCGGTGCCGAGGTCATTGGTGCCAACTGTGGCGCGGGTCCGGAGAATTATGTCACTATCTGCCGACGATTGAAAACCGCGACGGACCGCCCCATTTGGATCAAGCCCAATGCGGGTCTACCAGAAATCGTGGATGGTCGAACCGTGTACCGCATCACCCCCCAGGAATTCGCGGAGTACGTGCCCAAGCTGGTCGAAGCAGGGGCGAGTTTTATTGGAGGGTGCTGTGGAACAACGCCGGAGTTTATCAAAGCGGTTTGTCATCTCTTGGCAAACGCCGGCTGA
- a CDS encoding dihydropteroate synthase, translating to MAIPGLTIIGESINDSVPSTKALFDAGDLDGIVALARSQAEGGAAYIDVNIGSRSPELMAEVVRRIQEAIDKPLSIDTPDPQIARAGLEAYSIERAKGAKPILNSITVSREEMWRLYEIRPFKPILLATEVLLDGRPQPARTAEQTYQAAKYLVDLARKYCPGIGNDDLIIDPGIVPIASDTEGNLKRLLGAMKLIHEDPDLAGVHMSVGLSNFTVMLPSKRKDGSPVKSALESAFLTKAMPLGLDMIIGSVKRKYELLPEDHPAMRCLEAVLQADGFDAIMAVRRFYAE from the coding sequence ATGGCCATTCCAGGGCTTACGATTATTGGGGAATCAATTAACGACTCTGTGCCTTCGACGAAGGCACTTTTCGACGCTGGAGATCTTGACGGAATTGTGGCGCTCGCAAGAAGTCAGGCGGAGGGTGGAGCCGCCTATATCGATGTCAACATCGGCTCCCGAAGCCCCGAGCTCATGGCTGAAGTGGTCCGCCGCATTCAGGAAGCCATCGACAAGCCACTTTCCATCGACACCCCTGATCCTCAAATCGCCCGGGCGGGATTGGAAGCCTACTCGATCGAACGTGCGAAAGGTGCCAAGCCGATCCTCAATTCAATCACCGTCTCCCGCGAGGAAATGTGGCGCCTTTATGAAATCCGGCCATTCAAGCCCATTCTCTTGGCAACCGAAGTCTTGCTCGATGGCCGCCCGCAACCCGCACGCACTGCGGAGCAAACCTACCAGGCAGCCAAATATCTTGTGGATCTCGCGCGAAAGTATTGCCCGGGAATTGGAAATGACGATTTGATTATCGATCCCGGTATCGTACCCATTGCCAGTGATACTGAAGGAAATCTGAAACGGCTGTTGGGTGCGATGAAGCTCATTCACGAGGATCCCGACCTGGCCGGTGTGCACATGTCGGTAGGCTTGAGCAACTTCACCGTCATGCTTCCGTCCAAGCGGAAGGATGGTTCTCCGGTGAAGAGTGCCCTCGAGTCGGCCTTTCTCACCAAGGCCATGCCGCTTGGTCTGGATATGATCATCGGCTCGGTCAAACGGAAATACGAACTGCTGCCGGAAGACCATCCCGCCATGCGGTGCCTGGAAGCAGTGCTCCAGGCCGATGGCTTTGATGCAATCATGGCAGTACGAAGATTCTATGCGGAATAA
- a CDS encoding nitrilase-related carbon-nitrogen hydrolase has translation MSESLQRYYAALCQTNLPNAVDMAGMHRNVGRMLEMAQYAVKGYEPFFPVKLVVFPEFAQVAPVFETVEELHDRLAVPIPNEFLDRYCDLARKLGVYIQTSSFLEKDSRYPGHVFNTTCLVGPDGILLKYRKVHPWIPWELHTSPHDLPDYQEPLFPVVQTEIGCLGVAICYDWLFPEAIRQLALQGAEVLLRVSAYMDPWGTASPMEWWTLVNRVRAIENLAYVVACNQGASLRNYPPFSWPGGSMIVDYDGRIIVQAEPGTGEKIVVGPVDIAAVREERNRRLGHHMLAHLRTEAYSGYRISIYPQAATSAPPTADDVNNRINIGRLRWRQACQQLKKQTETVSENEAHV, from the coding sequence ATGTCTGAGTCATTACAACGCTATTACGCAGCCCTCTGTCAAACAAATCTGCCCAACGCCGTGGACATGGCAGGTATGCACCGAAATGTCGGTCGCATGCTGGAGATGGCCCAGTACGCCGTCAAGGGCTACGAGCCTTTTTTCCCGGTGAAACTGGTGGTATTTCCTGAATTTGCTCAGGTGGCGCCCGTGTTCGAAACCGTGGAGGAACTCCACGATCGACTGGCCGTACCTATCCCTAACGAATTCCTCGATCGATATTGCGACTTAGCCCGTAAACTTGGCGTTTATATCCAGACGAGCAGCTTTCTGGAAAAGGATTCCCGCTATCCCGGTCACGTCTTTAACACGACATGCTTGGTAGGTCCTGATGGAATCCTCTTGAAATACCGCAAGGTCCATCCCTGGATTCCTTGGGAGCTTCACACCAGCCCCCACGATCTCCCCGACTATCAGGAACCGTTGTTCCCGGTGGTTCAGACTGAGATCGGCTGCCTCGGCGTCGCCATCTGCTACGACTGGCTCTTCCCCGAGGCCATCCGCCAGCTCGCCCTCCAGGGGGCCGAAGTGCTTTTGCGTGTCTCCGCCTACATGGACCCCTGGGGCACCGCCTCGCCGATGGAATGGTGGACGCTCGTCAACCGAGTGCGGGCGATTGAGAATTTGGCCTATGTCGTGGCCTGCAATCAGGGGGCTTCCCTGCGAAACTACCCACCTTTTAGCTGGCCGGGAGGCAGCATGATCGTGGACTACGATGGGCGGATCATCGTGCAGGCGGAACCCGGTACAGGCGAAAAGATCGTTGTTGGCCCGGTCGATATCGCCGCTGTTCGGGAGGAGCGTAACCGCCGACTGGGACATCACATGCTGGCACACCTCCGTACCGAGGCTTATTCCGGTTACCGAATTTCCATCTATCCCCAGGCCGCCACCAGTGCTCCGCCCACCGCAGACGATGTGAACAATCGGATCAACATCGGCCGACTTCGCTGGCGTCAAGCATGCCAGCAACTAAAAAAGCAAACAGAAACGGTGAGTGAGAACGAGGCCCACGTGTGA
- a CDS encoding SOS response-associated peptidase — MCGRFTLRATPEEVANHFRLLDLPDFSPRYNIGPGQMVGIVRAQQAEPGAEERTPEINAASPKSASPAVGSDAEPAVKREWAWVKWGLVPHWAEDPSVGNRLINARAETVGTKPAFRTAARYRRCLIPADGFYEWKASSRGKQPYLIRLRGDRLFALAGLWDQWHSPTGEILETCTVLTVEPNPLVARFHNRMPLILPPEAYDLWLNPTIIQFDRLREWIRPYPEDEMEAVAVSSYVNSTRHEGPRCVEPAAGTGTLFDNNSS; from the coding sequence ATGTGTGGCCGATTCACATTGCGTGCGACACCTGAAGAGGTGGCAAATCATTTTCGCCTGCTGGACCTTCCCGATTTTTCACCTCGCTATAACATCGGGCCGGGGCAAATGGTTGGAATAGTTCGGGCACAGCAGGCCGAGCCTGGTGCGGAAGAGCGAACTCCCGAGATCAATGCGGCTTCCCCGAAATCAGCCTCGCCTGCCGTCGGCAGCGACGCGGAGCCTGCTGTAAAGCGGGAATGGGCGTGGGTCAAATGGGGCCTGGTGCCGCACTGGGCGGAAGACCCTTCTGTGGGGAACCGATTGATCAATGCTCGGGCGGAAACCGTGGGCACAAAGCCTGCATTTCGGACTGCCGCCCGGTACCGCCGGTGTCTCATTCCGGCGGACGGCTTCTATGAGTGGAAGGCGTCTTCCAGAGGGAAGCAGCCTTATCTCATTCGCCTGCGGGGTGACAGGCTGTTTGCCCTGGCCGGCCTTTGGGATCAGTGGCACAGCCCAACCGGTGAGATCCTGGAGACATGTACCGTCCTCACGGTGGAACCCAATCCGCTGGTGGCGAGATTCCACAACCGGATGCCCCTCATCTTGCCGCCTGAGGCCTATGACTTGTGGCTGAACCCCACGATCATCCAGTTTGACAGGCTGCGGGAATGGATTCGGCCGTACCCTGAGGACGAAATGGAGGCCGTGGCGGTCTCTTCCTACGTGAATTCAACGCGACACGAGGGGCCACGGTGCGTTGAGCCTGCCGCCGGGACAGGCACACTATTTGATAACAACTCATCGTGA